GATGGAAAATCTAAACAAGCTTGCTTCTACTATACGGTCTTTCTTTACCACACTCGTAAAAGGGTTTCCGTCATCTAATCGTCGAAGAGCTGAAACTGGATCACTAACTACTGCTTCAAAGAACATTGGAACcgctttatcaaagatttttcttgaAGCTTTAAGTTTCCCGGGGTACACAACAGGTTCGGGGATCGATACGCTGTTGTCGGTTAAATGTCGTTATCTTGGGAAAGTTGTGGATCACATGGCGGCGTTAACGTTTGATAGTAGGCGCCGAATATGCTATACAGCAATGATAAATAACTTCTATGTTCAGGGGACTTTTAAGGAGCTACTTAATACTTTTGAAGCTACAAGTCAGTTGCTATGGACATTGCCTTGTTCTGCTTCAACATCTAGTGGTGATCTTGATAATGGAGTAAGCAAATTGTCACACAGTACATGGTTACTTGATACATTACAGAGTTACTGTCGCCTTCTAGAGTTTTTTGTGAACTCTACACTTCTTTTGCCTCCAAACTCAACATCACAAGCTCAATTACTTGTACAACCCGTGGCTGTTGGTTTATCGATTGGATTATTCCCGGTTCCTCGGGATCCGGAAGCGTTTGTTCGTATGCTGCAATCTCAGGTTTTAGATGTTATACTTCCTGTCTGGAATCACCCTATGTTTCCAAGATGTAATCCAGGTTTCATTACTACAATTGTGACACTGGTCACACATGTATACTGCGGTATTGGTGATGCAAAAGGTACCCGCAGTGGTGGGCCCGCTGGCGGTAATCAGCGGTTCATGCCGCCACCACCCGATGAAGCCACTATTAATACAATTGTGGAGATGGGGTTTAGCAGGGCACGAGCAGAGGAGGCGTTAAGACGTGTTGAAACGAATAGTGTTGAAATGGCTATGGAATGGTTGTTTACTCATGCTGATGATCCTGTTCAGGAAGACGATGAGCTGGCACGGGCACTTGCTTTATCACTAGGGAACTCATCTGAAACTTCTAAAGTTGATAATAATGCAGATAAGTCAACTGATGGTCAAACAGAAGTGGTGGAAGCCAAAACACCAACACCACCTATTGACGATATTCTTGCAGCGACCTTGAAACTGTTTCGAAGTAGTGATTCGATGGCTTTCCCCTTGACGGATTTGCTAGTTACGTTCTGCAATAGGAATAATGGAGAAGATCGAACAAAGGTGATATCATATCTTATTCAGCAATTACAACTTTGCCCCCTTGAGATTTCAAAGGAGACAACTAGTCTTTGTATGATATCACACACATTGGCGTTGCTTCTTGCTGAAGATGTTACTGCTCGAGAAATTGCTGTTAAAAACGGGATTGTTTCAATATCAGTTGACATTTTAACGAAATTTTTAGCTGAAACTGAATCACAAAATGAACTTTTGGTTCCGAAATGCATCAGCGCTTTGCTTCTTATATTGGATAATTTGCTGCAGTCCAAGCCCAAAATTTCTTCCGATGTCAAAGAAGGTGCACAAACGAAACCCGTACCTGAATCTGAACAAGGAGATGAAGCTATTGAGGAAAACACGACTCCAGATAATGTTGATACTGATACAGGCAATGCGTTTGTGAAGATATTTGGGAAATCGACTGGTTATTTGACTGTCGAAGAGGGTAATAGGGTGCTGAATGTTGCATGTGAGCTAATCAAACGACATGTACCTGCTATAGTTATGCAAGCAGTTCTATTGTTGTGTGCTCGTTTGACAAAAACACACTCTTTGGCTTTGCGGTTTCTTGAAAATAGAGGCATGATTGATCTTTTCAGTATCCCGAAGTCTTGCTTTTTTCCTGGTTATGACACCGTGGCTTCTGCTATTGTTCGTCATCTTATTGAAGATCATCAAACCTTACAAACAGCAATGGAATTGGAGATTCGACAGGTATTGAGTGGTAGCCGTCATGCTGGCCGTTTTCCCCCACGAGCATTCTTAACATCTATGGCGCCTCTAATTTCTCGTGATCCCGAGGTGTTCATGAAGGCAGCAGAAGCCATTTGCCAGCTGGAAACGACAGGGGGCAGAACGGTTGTAGTATTGGCTAAAGATaaggaaaaggaaaaagaaaaggagAAATCAAAAGCTCCTGGTGTTGAAATTGGAATATCTTCTACTGATCGTGTGCCTGAAAATAAATCTCAAGATGGGTCAACGAAATGTGGCAAATCCCCAAAGAAGATTCCTGCTAACCTCACACAGGTTGTTGATCAccctttatattttattttatttttcgtttcttttttttttttttttggaacagcaGAAATTGTATTGAAATTTAGAAAAAATTTCAGGTTGTTGATCACCTGCTTGAAATTGTACTGAAATATCCTCCCGAGGATGACTGTAGCAACTCTGCTATGGAGGTTGATGATTCGGTTTCCAACAAGGGTAAAACAAAGGTTGATGATACAGTGAAAGAAGTAGATAATGTTTCAGAAAGATCAGCAGGGTTACTTAAGGTGACTTTTGTCCTAAAGTTGCTGAGTGAGATTCTTCTAATGTATGTACATGCTGTTGGAATAATTCTAAAACGCGATCTGGAGATGCATGGAGGGATTGTACATCATGTTATGCATAGACTTTTACATCCTGATATAGATAAGGCATCGGGATCTGATGAGTGGAAAGGTAAATTATCTGAAAAGGCTTCTTGGTTTTTGGTGGTTTTGTGTGGGAGATCAAGTGAAGGTCGTCGGCGTGTAATAAACGTACTTGTTAAAGCCATGTCTTCATTTGCTAATGTGGCTAACAGTTCATCTAAGAGCAGTTTATTGCCTGATAAGAGGGTGGTTGCGTTTGTTGATTTGGTTTATTCGATTTTGTCGAAGAATTCATCCTCCAGTAATGTACCCGGATCTGGATGTTCACCAGATATAGCTAAAGGAATGATTGATGGAGGAATGATCCCGTGTTTATCGAGCATTCTTCAGGTGCTCGATCTTGACCATCCTGATGCACCTAAAGTTGTAAATATTATTCTTAAAGCTTTGGAAGGGTTAACCCGGGCTGCCAATGCGGTTGAGCAACTCACATTATCTGATTTGGCCAAGAAAAAGTCTGTTACTTTGGGTGCGGGACCTGATAATCAAACGGTTGATGCTCCAGACAATTTGATAGCAGAGGGTAATCCTGATAATAGTCAACACGTGAGTGATACTGTTGACGATGCTGAACAACTTAATGAAGAAACAATTCAGGATGTAAGAGATGGAGATCATCAGTCAAATGTTGACCAGTCTTTAGAGCAAGACGTGAGAATTGAAATGGATGAGACTGAGAACGAGGGATTCATGCATGACGGGATGGAAGACGGTGGTGTTTTAAGGGATTCTGATCAGATAGAGATGACGTTTCATGTTGAGAGTAGGGGAGGCGATAATACTGGTGATGACGATGATGACATGGGCGATGATGGTGAGGATGACGAGGATGATGATGACGGGGACGATGAGGATGAGGATATAGCTGAAGATGGTACCGCTTTGATGTCGTTGGCTGACACGGATGTTGAGGACCATGATGAAACTGGCTTAGGAGATGAATATAATGATGAAATGgtcgatgaagaagatgatgattaccATGAAAACCGTGTTATTGAAGTAAGATGGCGAGAGGCTCTTGATGGGGTACTTGGTCAACCAGGAGCTGATAATGGACTTATTGACATTGCTGCAGAGCCGTTCGAAGGTGTAAATGTTGATGATCTTTTTGGCCTTCGTCGGCCTCTAGGGTTCGATCGCCGCCGTCAGCAAAGTAGAACCTCGTTTGAGAGATCCAGTACAGAGGGGAATAACGGTTTGCAACATCCACTTTTAGTGAGACCATCACAATCTCCTGAACTAGGTTCGGTCTGGTCATCTCATGGGAATTCGTCTCGAGACTTGGAATCATTATCTGGTGGTAGCTTCGATGTTGCCCAATTTTACATGTTTGATGCTCCGGTTCTTCCTTTCGATCGTGTACAATCTACTGTTTTTGGTGACAGAGTTGGAGGAGGCTCACCACCACAAGTGGCTGACTTTTCGGTTGGTTTGGAGTCGTTGCGTTCACCCCCACGAAGAGGACCAGGTGATGGTCGGTGGACCGATGATGGTCAACCACAACCGGGTGCTCAGGCTACTGCTATTGCACAGGCTGTTGAAGAGCTGTTCATATCTCAATTACACAGTATCGCTCCTCCATCCAGTTCTGAGGAACCTCCTAATTCAGTAATAGCCAATGGTATTCAGGTAGCGGCAGAAGGCACCGATAGTGATGCTCAGCAGATGATAGGTCAGCATGATGAGAATGATCAAAATGCTGACCGAATCGCTGACCATGTTGAACAAACAGTAGGACAGGCTGGTGACACACTGGATAGTCATGATAACATGGATATAGGCGAAGGAAATGGAAGTGTTAATGAGCAGCTGGTACATTACATCTCGATGGTTATTTTATAGATTATTATTTTATTGGTGATGGTGATTTTTTGATGCATTTCGACATGTTTTGTTTCAGGAGGTGTCGGTAACTGATGACGTGGCAAGCAACCAGCCGTTGGTAAGTGCGGGTGATAATGTGCTCACTTCTGGTGACCATCATGCCGATGTTGATATGAACATTGCCGATTCTGAAGCAAATCAAGGAGACCAGCTACTTCCCGTTGGTGTCGTACAGGATTCATCCGAACAAGACACTCACATTGCCCAGGATGATGATCAAGTTGGTCAATCAGATGAAACTGACAGAACTAATGTAGCCTCAAGTACTAATGGAATAGATCCAACCTTTTTGGAGGCACTACCTGCAGATCTAAGGGCAGAGGTCCTAGCTTCGCAACAAGCCCAATCTGTCCCGGTTCCAGCTCCGGTCCCCGCTCCTGCTCCTGCTACAGCTGAAGAAATTGATCCGGAATTTTTAGCTGCTCTCCCTCCTGATATCCAGGCAGAAGTTTTGGCCCAGCAACGTGCACAGAGAGTTGCACATCAAGCTGAAGGGCAACCTGTAGATATGGACAATGCTTCAATCATAGCCACTTTTCCAGCTGATTTGCGCGAAGAGGTTTGCATCATATACTTCACCACTTAAAAAGTTGTTTACATATATGCTTACGGTTTTCGTGTTTGTTTTCTGGttgtgttataggtgttgttgacgtCTTCAGAGGCGGTTCTTTCAGCGTTGCCATCACCATTACTTGCAGAGGCACAAATGCTCAGGGATAGAGCTATGAGTCACTATCAGGCTCGCAGTTTGTTTGGAAACAGTCATAGACTCAATAATCGGAGGAACGGTTTGGGATTTGATAGACAGGCAGTATTCGACAGGGGTGTTGGTGTTACAATAGGAGGACGAAGGACGTCTTCTGCTCTTTTAGAAAGCTTGAAAATGAAGGAAGTTGAGGGGGAGCCACTTCTGGATCCCGATGCATTGAAAGCTCTAATTAGGCTTCTACGACTAGCACAGGTAATAATTACTCAATCTAGATACTTGTAAACTAGTCATGAAGTAAAACTCGTTATTATTTGTTTGACCATTTGACTTCTTTTTGTCAGCCCCTTGGGAAAGGCCTGCTGCAGAGACTCTTTTTGAACTTATGTGCTCATAGTTGTACAAGATCAATTCTTGTTTTTCTGCTACTTGAAATGATCAAAATAGAGACTGAAGGCCCTGTAGGTGGATTGGCCATAGTAAATTCTCAGAGGCTTTATGGGTGCCAGTCTAATGTTGTCTATGGTCGATCACAGCTCTTAGACGGTATGGGTTCCTTCATTATGATGTTATTTTGTGTTTGAAACTTGATGTGGGTATGCTGTTGATACAAAATTGACCTTTACAGGTCTCCCACCTCTTGTCCTGCGCCGGGTCCTTGAGATTTTGACATACTTGGCTACAAATCATTCTTCTGTTGCCAATTTGCTGTTCTACTTTGACTCTTCACTCGTTCCCGAGTCATTGAATATCAAACACGTTGCTAAGAAGGATAAGGGGAAAGAGAAGGTCGTTGAAGGAGAAACATCTAGTCCTGCTGGACCGGAGGGTGATACtcctgtattattattagtaaagctCTTGAACCAGCCACTTTTCCTTCGCTCAATAGCCCATCTAGAACAGGTATTCTAGTTATCTGGTATCGTGGTAGTCTTTCAAGCATTCTGTTGCACTATTACCTTGTAATCCATTTATGTTTCTGTGGGTCTATTTGGGTTATGCCTTGTATATATTATTTAAGACATGTGATACCGGTATGATTAGCTAAAAGAGAAGGGATCAAATTGGATAGTCACTCGGTTTATTTTTGATGCATAAGACCTCTTAGGTGTTCCATTTAACATACCTACCCACTTTGACCTAATTATCCAACCTACCCACTTGGACAGATTTTGCTGACATGGTAATGTTGTTTTGGGTTTAATATTCATTGTATTGTGTATATATGGAGCAGGTCATGGGCTTACTTCAAGTGGTTGTATACACTGCTGCGTCGAAATTAGATTCCCAGTCTCGTACTGAACAACCAGCGACCAGTTCCCAAGTTGAAGAAGCTGCTACGCAGCCTCAGGGTGATTCTTCCTCAGCAGTAGCCGAAACAAGTCAGGATGATAAAACTGATAGCGACAGATTATCCATCTCAAATGACTCCAAAAGTGCGAACTTGTATGACATCTTCATGAAGCTGCCTCAACCTGATTTACATAATTTATGCAGCCTTCTTGGGCATGAGGGGTAATGTTTGTGTCCAATGATAATATGATGTTTTTACATATTGCATAGTTTAAAAATCTAACACCTGAATAATTTGTTCTCCAGGCTATCAGATAAAGTTTATATGCTTACTGGGGAAATATTGAAGAAATTGGCTTCAGTTGTTTCATCACATAGGAAGTTCTTTATCATAGAGCTATCAGATTTAGCTCATAGTCTTAGCGGGTCCGCAATCCGTGAACTCGTCACTTTAAGAAACACACATATGCTGGGATTGAGTGCAGGGTCAATGGCTGGTGCTGCTGTGTTACGGATCCTGCAAACACTTAGCTCGCTCACAGTACCTGATATTGATGCCAAGGATGTGAAATATGATGACAATCAAGAGCATGTTACTATGCGGAAATTAAATATGTCTCTTGAGCCATTATGGCAAGAATTAAGTGAGTGTATAAGTGTAACCGAGTCACAGCTGGCTCAGGGCTCGCTCTCTTCGGTAATGTCAAATGCGAATACGGGCGAGCATGTGCAGGGCACTGGTGCTTCATCTTTATCGCCTCCTCTACCCCCTGGAACTCAGAGGCTTTTGCCCTTTATTGAGGCCTTTTTGGTCCTTTGTGAAAAGCTTCAACCTAACAATTCTCTTGTGCAACAAGATGATGCCTGTGCCACAGCGCTTGAAGTTAAAGAGTTTTCTGGAAATTCATCACCAAGTGGGGCCGGAATTGATGGTGCGGTGACCTTTGCTAGGTTTGCTGATAAGCATAGGCGGCTTTTGAATGCGTTTGTTAGACAAAATCCCAGCTTGTTGGAGAAGTCGCTGTCTATGATGCTGAAAGCACCTAGATTAATTGATTTTGATAACAAAAGGTCCTATTTTCGTTCTAGGATTAGACAACAACATGATCAACATCTAAGTGGTCCATTGAGAATAAGTGTTAGAAGAGCGTATGTTTTAGAAGATTCCTATAATCAGTTACGGATGCGACCCACTCAGGACTTAAAAGGACGTTTAAATGTCCATTTTCAAGGTGAAGAGGGTATTGATGCTGGTGGTTTGACTAGAGAATGGTATCAATTGTTGTCTAGAGTTATATTTGATAAAGGAGCTTTGCTCTTTACAACGGGAGGAAACAATGCAACATTCCAGCCAAACCCTAATTCTGTATATCAGACCGAGCATCTTTCTTACTTCAAGTTTGTGGGCCGCGTGGTACCTTCTTAAGAATCCTTTTTTTATAATAtgtattttaattaatttaataatacaaCATATGTATCTTTCCGTTGATGTTTAATGAGGGTTTATGTTCTTTTTTATAGGTTGCTAAAGCTCTGTTCGATGGGCAACTGTTGGATGTTTACTTCACCAGATCTTTCTATAAGCATATTCTTGGTGTGAAGGTAACATATCATGATATAGAGGCCGTTGATCCTGATTATTACAAGAACCTGAAATGGTTGCTGGAGGCAAGTACTTTCAAACATATGGATTATCATAgtcataaaatttataaattttgttTTCTAGAGGTTATGTTGCTTCGTCATTATGCATGCTGGTTTCTAAATACAATTGTCCTTTTTTTTTCTATCAGAATGATGTAAGTGACATTCTGGACCTGACATTTAGCATGGATGCTGATGAAGAAAAGCACATACTCTATGAGAAGACGGAGGTGCGTAAACAGTCTTAAATCGCATAATAGTTCTCATTCaactgcataattaaattactgaaTGTTTTCTTTTGTTTGTATTGGAAAAGGTTACTGATTATGAGCTCAAACCGGGTGGACGAAATATAAGAGTCACAGAAGAAACAAAGCATGAATATGTGGATCTTGTTGCAGAACACATACTTACAAATGCGATTCGTCCTCAAATCAATTCCTTCCTCGATGGTTTTAATGAGTTGATACCCCGTGACCTCATTTCTATTTTTAACGATAAAGAGCTTGAGCTGCTGATTAGCGGCCTTCCTGAAATCGATTGTGAGTTAGCTAACCTGTCCATATAAAATATGTTAATGATCTTCAGAGTACTATCGTGTATTAACTTTTTGTTTTTGCAGTGGATGATCTGAAGGCCAACGCTGAATATACAGGATACACCGTAGGTTCTATTGTAATTGTGTGGTTTTGGGATGTTGTCAAAGCATTCAACAAGGAAGACCGGGCAAGATTGCTGCAATTTGTGACTGGTACATCAAAGGTGTGTTCATTATGACTTCatttttgttaaaaaaatataatataatttgcaTTATTTACTTAAGGTGTTAATTGGGAGGATCTTATTGTATCCTTATGTCTTGGGAGGTATTTTCTTTACATGTATAACAACATATAAAAGCATTTCAATTTATGTTTTGTAATCTTAATATCCTAAAAGATCAAAACTACTATATTGCTTTCGACTATCTTTGGTGAACTTTAACATTTTTTACTTGCAAACTATATACAAATATAATCTGTTAATAACATATATACAATCTACGAACACACCAGTTTCCATTTTATCGTACTTCTATAATTGGAACGGTATTATCGCCTGCTGCTTTGCGCTCTAATAGATTTATATCTTGTATATATTGCTTAGGTTCCATTGGAAGGGTTTAAAGCTTTGCAAGGTATATCTGGTCCACAGAGATTTCAAATACACAAAGCTTATGGAGCTCCAGAAAGGCTGCCATCAGCTCACACTTGGTTTGTATTCTTTAAAGTTGCTTGCTTTATTGTTCTTTcttctattattatatatatatatatatatatatatatatatatatatatatatatatatatatatatatatatatatatatattttgcaacTCAATTTGTTTATGTTATTTTTGCAGCTTCAACCAGTTAGATCTTCCTGAATACGCATCCAAAGAACAGCTTCAGGAGCGATTGCTACTTGCTATTCATGAAGCCAGTGAAGGATTTGGGTTTGGCTAGTCATATGTTCTGCTGAACCGCCAGATATTATTTTAGCCTCTGCTATGTTATTTAGATGTAAATCCTTCATTTTTGATCGCTCATACTGTTTGAACGTCTTCTTAATTCGAATTTATTTCATAATGAAGAACAATTAATTGGTGAAATTTTAGTTGTTTACTGCTGTTTTGGATTTGCTACTTTTGGGTCACAAATGAACAATTTGGTGCTCCTTTCTAAGAGATAAAAATCAACACTTACTATGCAGACAAACAAAATTTGTGAAGGAACCATTGCGCATTTGCGCCAGTAGTGCGAGAAGCGGTAAACAAGTGTTACTGTACAAAGTTTTTTACTTTATTCGAATGGGGAAAAACTTACCAATTTCTTTATTCATTTAAGCCTTGTAGTTTTTTCGAAAGCGAATAAATCTTGCACACAATTCTATCACCTAAACTTGTGCCTGATTATGTTACAGTATTTGTTTCAACTATGTTCGATTCTTAtcatttaaatttaatattaattcaaataatGCTGAATGTGATACTTTTAATTCTCATATGGAGCCATGGAGGTGTGTTTCATGGCCCTAGCCTTGTTTTTAAGGGTGCACAAATCCAACTAAATCAACTtatctatgtagtgacccgaacttttccatgtttatatatattaattgagattgatatttacatgattaaatgtttccaacatgttaagcaatcaaacttgttaagacttgattaattgaaataggtttcatatagacaattgaccacccaagttgaccggtgattcacgaacgttaaaacttgtaaaaactatatgatgacatatatatggttatatatatagttaacattatattatgataattaaacatatcattaagtatattaacaatgaactacatatgtaaaaacaagactactaacttaataattttgaaacgagacatatatgtaacgattatcgtaacgacatttaatgtatatatatcatattaagagatattcgtacatcataatatcatgataatataataatttaaaatctcttttgatattataaacattgggttaacaacatttaacaagatcgttaacctaaaggtttcaaaacaacatttacatgtaacgactaacgatgacttaacgactcagtt
This genomic window from Rutidosis leptorrhynchoides isolate AG116_Rl617_1_P2 chromosome 2, CSIRO_AGI_Rlap_v1, whole genome shotgun sequence contains:
- the LOC139894368 gene encoding E3 ubiquitin-protein ligase UPL1-like; translated protein: MKLRRRRATEVPPKIKSFINGVIAAPLESIEEPLKSFFWDFDKGDFHHWLELFNHFDTFFEKYIKPRKDLQVEDDFLQSDPPFPKEAVLQILRVVRVILDNCTNKHFYSSYENHLSSLLASTDADVVEACLQTLSAFLRKSIGKHVIRDASLKSKLFDFAQGWGGKDEGLGLVACALENVSDPVAHELGNTLHFEFYETNDTLKEENLDQGLRIIHLPNINTHDKSDLELLHKIIEEYKVPAKLRFSLLTRLRFSRAFSSFAARQQYTCIRLHAFIVLVQACGDTDELVSFFNTEPEFINELVTLLSYEDAVPEKIRILCLFSLVALSQDRSRQPTVLSAVTSGGHRGILSSLMQKAIDAVVSNSSKWSVQFAEALLSLVTVLVSSSSGCSAMREAGFIPTLLPLLKNMDPQHLHLVSTAVHVLEAFMDYSNPAAALFRDLGGLDDTISRLKAEVSHVENGTTPVQMESCTSAELDDTQPHYSEALVSYHRRSLMKALLRAISLGTYAPGTTARVYGSEESLLPQCLHSIFKKAKDFGGGMFSLAAIVMSDLIHKDPTCYSILEEANLPSAFLDAIMDGVICSAEAITCIPQCLDALCLSNNGLQAVKDRNALRCFVKIFTSRNYLRALMADTPSSLSSGLDELMRHASSLRVHGVDMLIEILKALEKLGSGSEVVSLTVEASSSSSVPMETDADDKSGESNKSESSSDTSLQNVESYLPDCVNNAARLLESILQNSDTCRIFVEKKGIEAVLQLFTLPLMPSSVSLGQSISIAFKNFSPHHSASLARALSLFLKEHLKVTNELLVSFGGMQIAQLEESKRTKVSKCLSSLEGILTLSNSLSKGTTNLVSELGTSDADVLKDLGAAYKEILWQVSMGSDFKVDEQKPSNATDPESTSTETAIPASDDDVSNPVVRYMNPVSVRSSHPHWGVERDFVQVVRSGEGFSRRSRHGLARIRGGRTSRHFEALHIDPETSVSNTETGFSQDMKKKSPEVIVMENLNKLASTIRSFFTTLVKGFPSSNRRRAETGSLTTASKNIGTALSKIFLEALSFPGYTTGSGIDTLLSVKCRYLGKVVDHMAALTFDSRRRICYTAMINNFYVQGTFKELLNTFEATSQLLWTLPCSASTSSGDLDNGVSKLSHSTWLLDTLQSYCRLLEFFVNSTLLLPPNSTSQAQLLVQPVAVGLSIGLFPVPRDPEAFVRMLQSQVLDVILPVWNHPMFPRCNPGFITTIVTLVTHVYCGIGDAKGTRSGGPAGGNQRFMPPPPDEATINTIVEMGFSRARAEEALRRVETNSVEMAMEWLFTHADDPVQEDDELARALALSLGNSSETSKVDNNADKSTDGQTEVVEAKTPTPPIDDILAATLKLFRSSDSMAFPLTDLLVTFCNRNNGEDRTKVISYLIQQLQLCPLEISKETTSLCMISHTLALLLAEDVTAREIAVKNGIVSISVDILTKFLAETESQNELLVPKCISALLLILDNLLQSKPKISSDVKEGAQTKPVPESEQGDEAIEENTTPDNVDTDTGNAFVKIFGKSTGYLTVEEGNRVLNVACELIKRHVPAIVMQAVLLLCARLTKTHSLALRFLENRGMIDLFSIPKSCFFPGYDTVASAIVRHLIEDHQTLQTAMELEIRQVLSGSRHAGRFPPRAFLTSMAPLISRDPEVFMKAAEAICQLETTGGRTVVVLAKDKEKEKEKEKSKAPGVEIGISSTDRVPENKSQDGSTKCGKSPKKIPANLTQVVDHLLEIVLKYPPEDDCSNSAMEVDDSVSNKGKTKVDDTVKEVDNVSERSAGLLKVTFVLKLLSEILLMYVHAVGIILKRDLEMHGGIVHHVMHRLLHPDIDKASGSDEWKGKLSEKASWFLVVLCGRSSEGRRRVINVLVKAMSSFANVANSSSKSSLLPDKRVVAFVDLVYSILSKNSSSSNVPGSGCSPDIAKGMIDGGMIPCLSSILQVLDLDHPDAPKVVNIILKALEGLTRAANAVEQLTLSDLAKKKSVTLGAGPDNQTVDAPDNLIAEGNPDNSQHVSDTVDDAEQLNEETIQDVRDGDHQSNVDQSLEQDVRIEMDETENEGFMHDGMEDGGVLRDSDQIEMTFHVESRGGDNTGDDDDDMGDDGEDDEDDDDGDDEDEDIAEDGTALMSLADTDVEDHDETGLGDEYNDEMVDEEDDDYHENRVIEVRWREALDGVLGQPGADNGLIDIAAEPFEGVNVDDLFGLRRPLGFDRRRQQSRTSFERSSTEGNNGLQHPLLVRPSQSPELGSVWSSHGNSSRDLESLSGGSFDVAQFYMFDAPVLPFDRVQSTVFGDRVGGGSPPQVADFSVGLESLRSPPRRGPGDGRWTDDGQPQPGAQATAIAQAVEELFISQLHSIAPPSSSEEPPNSVIANGIQVAAEGTDSDAQQMIGQHDENDQNADRIADHVEQTVGQAGDTLDSHDNMDIGEGNGSVNEQLEVSVTDDVASNQPLVSAGDNVLTSGDHHADVDMNIADSEANQGDQLLPVGVVQDSSEQDTHIAQDDDQVGQSDETDRTNVASSTNGIDPTFLEALPADLRAEVLASQQAQSVPVPAPVPAPAPATAEEIDPEFLAALPPDIQAEVLAQQRAQRVAHQAEGQPVDMDNASIIATFPADLREEVLLTSSEAVLSALPSPLLAEAQMLRDRAMSHYQARSLFGNSHRLNNRRNGLGFDRQAVFDRGVGVTIGGRRTSSALLESLKMKEVEGEPLLDPDALKALIRLLRLAQPLGKGLLQRLFLNLCAHSCTRSILVFLLLEMIKIETEGPVGGLAIVNSQRLYGCQSNVVYGRSQLLDGLPPLVLRRVLEILTYLATNHSSVANLLFYFDSSLVPESLNIKHVAKKDKGKEKVVEGETSSPAGPEGDTPVLLLVKLLNQPLFLRSIAHLEQVMGLLQVVVYTAASKLDSQSRTEQPATSSQVEEAATQPQGDSSSAVAETSQDDKTDSDRLSISNDSKSANLYDIFMKLPQPDLHNLCSLLGHEGLSDKVYMLTGEILKKLASVVSSHRKFFIIELSDLAHSLSGSAIRELVTLRNTHMLGLSAGSMAGAAVLRILQTLSSLTVPDIDAKDVKYDDNQEHVTMRKLNMSLEPLWQELSECISVTESQLAQGSLSSVMSNANTGEHVQGTGASSLSPPLPPGTQRLLPFIEAFLVLCEKLQPNNSLVQQDDACATALEVKEFSGNSSPSGAGIDGAVTFARFADKHRRLLNAFVRQNPSLLEKSLSMMLKAPRLIDFDNKRSYFRSRIRQQHDQHLSGPLRISVRRAYVLEDSYNQLRMRPTQDLKGRLNVHFQGEEGIDAGGLTREWYQLLSRVIFDKGALLFTTGGNNATFQPNPNSVYQTEHLSYFKFVGRVVAKALFDGQLLDVYFTRSFYKHILGVKVTYHDIEAVDPDYYKNLKWLLENDVSDILDLTFSMDADEEKHILYEKTEVTDYELKPGGRNIRVTEETKHEYVDLVAEHILTNAIRPQINSFLDGFNELIPRDLISIFNDKELELLISGLPEIDLDDLKANAEYTGYTVGSIVIVWFWDVVKAFNKEDRARLLQFVTGTSKVPLEGFKALQGISGPQRFQIHKAYGAPERLPSAHTCFNQLDLPEYASKEQLQERLLLAIHEASEGFGFG